The Astyanax mexicanus isolate ESR-SI-001 chromosome 6, AstMex3_surface, whole genome shotgun sequence region tatgatctATGAGTGTGCCCCTCTCCCTTttctgtaatctctctctctctctctctctctctctctctctctctctctctctctctctctctctctctctctctctctctccacccctccccctctctctgtgtGTCAGGCCTGCAGGGTGCTGATGTGGTGCTGTCCTGCTCCTTCATTGAAGAAGGTGGGGGTATGATGGGTGGATCTCTTTTTACCCGCACTCCAGCTACTCTGGTCTTAAGGGACCTTGTCATGACGTCTGACCCCTCACAAGACACTGTAACCCCATATAACCCTCCTGACACTCCTAATGCGGATGATCTCATTTTTGAGGTCACAGGTAAGTCGCAGCAGTTTGTGCAAAGCTACTTTTAAGTTGAATTCTGTATAGGCAAGAACCTGGCAATACAATACAGTTACACATAATGAATAGTATATTGTGATTTTGtgaatttaagaaaaaaagaagataagataaaagaaaaaaaaactgttttccaATAATACTGTCTCCCACCATTTGTCACATataaaatattacttttaaattaATACTGTCTTTTTGAGAATTCATACCAAATTGCAAAACATTATATTGAAATACTTTGATATACCAATATTTCCTTACACCCCTatgtttaaaatttatttttggttaatattttgtgtgtatgCTGTTATTTTTGCTGAAATACAGTTTCTTGTGTTCTTCCTCTCTAGATTTCTtccttttgttctttctttctttctttctttctttctttctttctttctttctttctttcttttttctaagCCACTTTCagctacattttattatataaatatgtgtTAATATGGTCTAATtagtcacttttttttcttttcccattttcttaAAGCATTTATCCATTCTTTTTCCTGTTTTGCTCAGTATTATCAGTAGAGATTCCAGAAGCAgagtctctgctccatgctgatTGTAACGAACAGGAGGTTGTGTGTGAACTGAGTCGGTATGTCCCACGAGGAACAGAGCCTGATGCCCTACCTGCGCATTTCATCAGCTCCATTCAAATAGAAGGAGGCGGAGTTGGCCTCACTTTAGTGCTGCAGACAATCTCCAATGAAGAAGCAGAATCAAATGTTCCACCACTAATGCAGAGCAAACTCCAGCTTCCTCTCAGCCAGTGGGGAACACTACTAACAGAGGGTACCACTCGTTTAAACATAACCTAATTTTGTATGTCCATCTATATTTCCATCTATTTGTTTATGCAACTTTGCTTTTCTTGTCATTAAACAGTTTCCTTCATGCATTGAAAAGAATTGGCATTTGGTCCCCTTATATTCTTCCCATCCCTGCATTCCTTTTCCTATTATTGACCAGTTGTCATTCACCATGTTAACCATAATATTTCCACCAAATTTCTTTCTCccattattttttctctttctagcTGTGTTCGTAGTATTCTCTCGTTCTCCATCCCTTGCCGCTCCTTTAGGGGATGATGCTCTTCTAGACTGCGGTTATAGGCAAAAGGACACATCTCAAAACCAGGATGTAGGGCTTGAGTGGCGCTGGCAGTATAAAGGAAATGGGAAAAGGATTCTGGAAATTAAAGCCCAAGGAGTTGATAGTGAAGAAGGGACACAAGGTGAGTGACAGACTGTATTTAAAGTAACCGCTTGTATATttgtggaatttgggaaaaagaGACTCTTCTTAAGATACTTTTAAAATGAAGAGAGCAATTCCAGCCAGCAAACATACCATACCACTCTTTTTAGAATGGTTTTAGAATATTAAACATTGTAGTGATAGTAGTGCAGGATATAATACTACCATTCATTAGAATATTTGGTTCTCTATTAACTCAGGAACActgattcaataaaaaaaacacataaggacAGCGGATTTAAagtagttgttttttttacttttagttggACAGTGTTAGTTCCTCTCAGAATGGAATAGGGATGACAGCACTGTCATacacatatattatttttgtacatttagttTTAAGAGATGGTGCTACAACCAAAACAGATTTTCATGTAACACATTTGCTGGTGCCCATTAGAAAATGTTTGCAGTAACAAAACATTTAACAATTTTAAATGGCAGATGTATGGCAGTTTGGCCAAAATGTGAATCATAGTATTCTGGTGGTTTCATGGGACAGGCACTTTTATAGGTTTGCGGTTTATTCTTGTGTCGAGAGTGCATAGACAGGGGATGGTAAAAGGAAGGTAGAAAGGGGTTTGGATTCAGTCTAGATGAGAATTATAGATGATAATAAATTTAGGAGACTAAATTTATCTGACTGAAGCAGAGTACAAACAGCGTACCAGCATGTCtaactacactaatgttagctgACTAGCTAAAACTAATTGGATCACACTGGCCATTTTATGCTAACattagactgaaaaaaaaaatatacagaatatacagcGATTTCTATAAAAGACAGGTAACGgtagctaaccatgtaaactgtggtgaGATTGTTCCTGACAGCTGGTTAAAAAGTCAGATTGAACCCACtatgtgcttaataaaatgcagcctaataaaatgcagcttgtgACTAGTCATTGTGATTTGTgactaggattgcaggattactgtaagatACAATGAAGAAAAATTATTTTAGATAGCTAAACTacttagctagaagctggatgccGAGCCACGGCTCTGTCCTTctagcgcgctggctgctcggcagtgctgcatcagcagcagctcgaaaagaagcggtggctgacttcacatgtattggaggaagcatgtgttagtcttcaccctcctggtgggttgaggcatcactagtgatagcaggagtcctaataagtgggttgggtaattggctgcgctaaattggggagaaaatgcgaaaattttgaaataaaattataaaataaataataataataataattataaccacatctgttatattattttaaaaattaggTGATAACTCATCAGTTTTTGTCACATATGtgtataattcagacattgcacgcatatttttttttacctgtaatgtgaagtaacatgtttaggttgtaaagtgacttTTACTTGGATGCaactaataataaactgtaaaaagt contains the following coding sequences:
- the tapbpl gene encoding tapasin-related protein isoform X2 produces the protein MLEVLVFACLQALAHSLQGADVVLSCSFIEEGGGMMGGSLFTRTPATLVLRDLVMTSDPSQDTVTPYNPPDTPNADDLIFEVTVLSVEIPEAESLLHADCNEQEVVCELSRYVPRGTEPDALPAHFISSIQIEGGGVGLTLVLQTISNEEAESNVPPLMQSKLQLPLSQWGTLLTEAVFVVFSRSPSLAAPLGDDALLDCGYRQKDTSQNQDVGLEWRWQYKGNGKRILEIKAQGVDSEEGTQVVHKEREGVSADSVLLIRDGNASLTMKKLKVSDEGTYICTISTGAFQTQQIIQLHITKPPNVFLTEKKVMFQDESPQKLSCHCERYYPLDVHVEWISQTPSETEAISLTEKASLSSHRQHSDGTFSLSSFLFIRPSEHPPGTVLTCRVSHFALQTPSDVSLTVDPPEPGNYYWMVLATLILSALFLYQASR
- the tapbpl gene encoding tapasin-related protein isoform X1 encodes the protein MLEVLVFACLQALAHSLQGADVVLSCSFIEEGGGMMGGSLFTRTPATLVLRDLVMTSDPSQDTVTPYNPPDTPNADDLIFEVTVLSVEIPEAESLLHADCNEQEVVCELSRYVPRGTEPDALPAHFISSIQIEGGGVGLTLVLQTISNEEAESNVPPLMQSKLQLPLSQWGTLLTEAVFVVFSRSPSLAAPLGDDALLDCGYRQKDTSQNQDVGLEWRWQYKGNGKRILEIKAQGVDSEEGTQVVHKEREGVSADSVLLIRDGNASLTMKKLKVSDEGTYICTISTGAFQTQQIIQLHITKPPNVFLTEKKVMFQDESPQKLSCHCERYYPLDVHVEWISQTPSETEAISLTEKASLSSHRQHSDGTFSLSSFLFIRPSEHPPGTVLTCRVSHFALQTPSDVSLTVDPPEPAGNYYWMVLATLILSALFLYQASR